Proteins co-encoded in one Apteryx mantelli isolate bAptMan1 chromosome 4, bAptMan1.hap1, whole genome shotgun sequence genomic window:
- the LRRC57 gene encoding leucine-rich repeat-containing protein 57 isoform X2, translating into MGNSALKAHLETAQKTGVFQLTGKGLTEFPEDLQKLTSNLRTIDLSNNKMEILPPLIGKFSFLKSLALNNNKLTALPEELCKLKKLETLHLNGNHLRQLPAAFGQLSALKTLSLSGNQLRTVPTQLCGLRHLDVISQISVQISHCPRLKVLRLEENCLELSMLPQSILSDSQISLLAVEGNLFEIKKLRELEGYDKYMERFTATKKKFA; encoded by the exons ATGGGAAACAGTGCATTGAAAGCCCACCTGGAGACAGCACAGAAAACTGGGGTGTTTCAGCTAACAGGAAAGGGACTGACAGAG TTTCCTGAAGATCTGCAGAAGCTAACAAGCAACCTAAGGACAATAGACTTGTCAAACAATAAAATGGAGATCTTACCGCCACTGAtaggaaagttttcctttctgaagAGCCTTGCtctaaacaacaacaaactga CTGCTTTACCTGAAGAGCTGTGTAAACTGAAAAAACTGGAAACACTGCACTTGAATGGCAATCACTTGAGGCAGCTACCAGCTGCATTTGGACAACTTTCAGCTCTCAAAACCCTGAGCCTTTCTGGAAACCAGCTTCGGACTGTACCTACACAACTGTGTGGTCTTCGCCACTTGGATGTG ATATCTCAGATCTCAGTGCAGATCTCCCACTGTCCACGCCTCAAAGTCTTGCGTTTAGAAGAAAACTGTCTAGAACTCAGCATGCTTCCTCAGAGTATTCTCAGTGATTCCCAGATCTCACTGCTTGCAGTAGAAGGCAACCTCTTTGAAATCAAGAAACTCAGAGAACTGGAGGGTTATGACAAg TACATGGAGCGGTTTACAGCTACAAAGAAGAAGTTTGCATGA
- the LRRC57 gene encoding leucine-rich repeat-containing protein 57 isoform X1 — protein sequence MGNSALKAHLETAQKTGVFQLTGKGLTEFPEDLQKLTSNLRTIDLSNNKMEILPPLIGKFSFLKSLALNNNKLTALPEELCKLKKLETLHLNGNHLRQLPAAFGQLSALKTLSLSGNQLRTVPTQLCGLRHLDVVDLSKNQIQNVPDTVGELQAIELNLNQNQISQISVQISHCPRLKVLRLEENCLELSMLPQSILSDSQISLLAVEGNLFEIKKLRELEGYDKYMERFTATKKKFA from the exons ATGGGAAACAGTGCATTGAAAGCCCACCTGGAGACAGCACAGAAAACTGGGGTGTTTCAGCTAACAGGAAAGGGACTGACAGAG TTTCCTGAAGATCTGCAGAAGCTAACAAGCAACCTAAGGACAATAGACTTGTCAAACAATAAAATGGAGATCTTACCGCCACTGAtaggaaagttttcctttctgaagAGCCTTGCtctaaacaacaacaaactga CTGCTTTACCTGAAGAGCTGTGTAAACTGAAAAAACTGGAAACACTGCACTTGAATGGCAATCACTTGAGGCAGCTACCAGCTGCATTTGGACAACTTTCAGCTCTCAAAACCCTGAGCCTTTCTGGAAACCAGCTTCGGACTGTACCTACACAACTGTGTGGTCTTCGCCACTTGGATGTGGTAGATCTTTCCAAAAACCAGATCCAAAATGTGCCTGACACTGTGGGAGAATTGCAGGCTATTGAACTCAATTTGAATCAGAACCAG ATATCTCAGATCTCAGTGCAGATCTCCCACTGTCCACGCCTCAAAGTCTTGCGTTTAGAAGAAAACTGTCTAGAACTCAGCATGCTTCCTCAGAGTATTCTCAGTGATTCCCAGATCTCACTGCTTGCAGTAGAAGGCAACCTCTTTGAAATCAAGAAACTCAGAGAACTGGAGGGTTATGACAAg TACATGGAGCGGTTTACAGCTACAAAGAAGAAGTTTGCATGA
- the HAUS2 gene encoding HAUS augmin-like complex subunit 2, with product MAQAPWARAPPAARASRTPNMAERRGCSVTAATAAGGPGARAAPSRARSALGLPRRRGGEAAGAGCGAATAVAAASSWDAARPTAAAAVLARCLAAGVVSQETLDLTCKKAPCFVKFSEMEQITNIQAEINQKKLETEILQLEKETADITHPFYLSKKCQIFQDMNRHLEAVLKEKRTLRQRLMKPRCQENLPIKAPFHKCVVELLTEAVTFIEKLESHLQNLRSIPQIPSIMKNMDTALTKTEVLVTDLEELTEQILKWRELQKGVHSDSICNTVELDFSFPLT from the exons ATGGCGCAGGCGCCCTGGGCGCGCGCGCCTCCGGCCGCTCGGGCTTCCCGGACGCCCAACATggcggagcgccgcggctgctccGTTACCGCAGCAACAGCGGccgggggccccggcgcccgggcgGCGCCGTCGCGCGCGCGCTCGGCCCTggggctcccgcggcgccggggcggggaggcCGCCGGGGCGGGGTGCGGCGCCGCTACCGCTGTGGCCGCCGCCAGCTCCTGGGACGCGGCGCggcccacggcggcggcggccgtgctGGCGCGGTGCCTGGCGGCGGGCGTCGTGAGCCAG GAGACTTTGGATTTAACCTGTAAAAAAGCCCCATGTTTTGTGAAGTTCTCAGAGATGGAGCAAATCACAAACATTCAAGCTGAAATCAATCAG AAAAAATTGGAAACTGAAATCCTGCAATTGGAGAAGGAGACAGCAGACATTACTCACCCTTTTTACTTGA GCAAAAAGTGCCAGATCTTTCAAGATATGAACAGACACTTGGAAGCAgtgctgaaagagaaaaggactcTCAGACAAAGGTTAATGAAGCCCAGATGTCAAGAGAACCTGCCTATTAAGGCTCCTTTCCACAA GTGTGTAGTAGAGTTGTTGACTGAGGCTGTGACTTTCATTGAGAAgcttgaaagccatttgcagaaccTAAGAAGCATCCCTCAGATACCCAGCATCATGAAGAATATG gACACTGCTTTGACAAAAACAGAGGTGCTAGTGACAGACTTGGAGGAACTGACAGAGCAAATACTGAAATGGAGGGAACTGCAAAAAGGAGTGCATTCTGACAGCATCTGCAATACTGTTGAACTGGACTTTAGCTTTCCTTTAACCTGa